The following proteins are co-located in the Geovibrio ferrireducens genome:
- a CDS encoding ABC transporter permease: MIEVLLDATIRAGTSILFATTGAIIMERSGVINLGIEGLMLIGALAGFATANLTGSLFLGVCASFLAALAAGAIHGFITVYLRGNQIVCGLSLTMFGIGFTALFGQKMVGKTITEFSRTEIPFLSSIPFINPLFRQDMLVYFSILLVIGVHFFFRRTKWGLYLRSVGENPAAADTSGISVTRYRMMAVLVGSGFAGIGGAYLSLAYTPFWVENMTAGRGWIAVALVIFSQWNSTRAVFGAYLFGGIDALQLRMQAIGTDISAHVLQMLPYLFTIIVLVISTIRLGKGTTPEPESLGIPYDREDRK, from the coding sequence ATGATAGAAGTTCTTCTTGATGCAACAATAAGGGCGGGCACATCTATCCTTTTCGCCACAACAGGCGCGATAATCATGGAGCGCTCAGGCGTGATCAACCTCGGCATAGAAGGGCTTATGCTTATCGGCGCACTTGCTGGCTTCGCAACGGCAAACCTCACTGGCAGCCTTTTTCTCGGAGTCTGTGCCTCGTTCCTTGCCGCTCTGGCAGCCGGAGCGATACACGGCTTCATAACTGTTTACCTCAGAGGAAACCAGATCGTATGTGGGCTTTCCCTCACTATGTTCGGCATAGGCTTTACAGCCCTTTTCGGTCAGAAGATGGTGGGCAAGACAATAACCGAGTTTTCAAGAACCGAGATCCCGTTTCTCTCGTCTATTCCGTTTATAAATCCGCTTTTCAGACAGGATATGCTGGTTTATTTCTCCATCCTGCTTGTTATCGGCGTGCACTTCTTCTTCCGCAGAACAAAGTGGGGGCTTTACCTCCGCTCAGTGGGTGAAAATCCCGCAGCGGCTGATACATCAGGCATAAGCGTAACCAGATACCGCATGATGGCTGTTCTGGTCGGTTCAGGCTTCGCAGGAATAGGCGGGGCATACCTTTCTCTGGCATACACTCCCTTTTGGGTGGAGAACATGACAGCGGGCAGGGGATGGATAGCGGTTGCGCTGGTTATTTTCTCCCAGTGGAACAGCACAAGAGCCGTATTCGGCGCATATCTCTTCGGCGGTATAGATGCTCTCCAGCTAAGGATGCAGGCGATCGGGACGGATATTTCCGCCCATGTGCTCCAGATGCTTCCGTATCTTTTTACAATAATAGTTCTTGTAATATCCACAATCAGGCTTGGCAAGGGTACAACTCCCGAACCGGAAAGCCTCGGCATTCCATATGACAGAGAGGACAGAAAATGA
- a CDS encoding ABC transporter permease — protein MRIRFEKRLEASKAFRITAPFVAVAFSLLTAGIIMLFADINPLEAYKDMIMEALGTSYGISETLVKATPLIICGLGISIAFRMQLWNIGAEGQLVMGAIGASGVALFSGIESHFLMIAAMIAASMLSGGLWAVVSGFLKAKYRVNEIIVTLLMNYIAISILSLLIYGRWKDPSGFNFPHSAQFAEAARMTYYFDSRLHTGFFIALVLVFLVYVFMEKTVYGYEVRVIGDNPNAAKYAGMNITGAIIGTMFLSGAIAGIAGFSEVSGVQYRLQEGVSIGYGYTAIIVAWLARRSALGVLIVSLIMGILLVGGDSLQIMWQLPVAFVNLFQGLILFFVLSSDFFIANKMRITWGKS, from the coding sequence ATGCGGATAAGATTTGAAAAAAGACTGGAAGCTTCAAAGGCTTTCCGTATTACTGCCCCTTTTGTGGCAGTTGCGTTTTCGCTTCTTACCGCGGGAATCATAATGCTTTTTGCGGACATTAACCCCCTTGAAGCCTACAAAGACATGATAATGGAAGCCCTCGGCACATCTTACGGCATAAGCGAAACACTCGTAAAAGCCACCCCGCTTATAATCTGCGGGCTGGGTATATCCATAGCCTTCCGTATGCAGCTCTGGAACATAGGTGCAGAAGGGCAGCTCGTCATGGGAGCCATAGGCGCTTCCGGTGTCGCACTCTTTTCCGGAATCGAAAGCCACTTTCTGATGATCGCCGCAATGATAGCCGCTTCAATGCTTTCAGGCGGTCTCTGGGCAGTGGTGTCAGGGTTTCTTAAAGCGAAATACAGAGTGAACGAGATTATCGTCACACTCCTGATGAATTACATAGCCATATCCATCCTTTCCCTGCTTATCTACGGCAGATGGAAGGACCCTTCCGGCTTCAACTTCCCTCACTCAGCGCAGTTCGCAGAAGCCGCACGCATGACATATTATTTCGATTCAAGGCTGCACACAGGCTTTTTCATCGCACTCGTGCTTGTTTTTCTTGTGTACGTATTCATGGAGAAAACAGTGTACGGCTACGAGGTAAGAGTCATAGGCGATAACCCCAATGCGGCCAAATACGCCGGAATGAACATCACAGGCGCAATAATCGGCACAATGTTTCTCAGTGGAGCCATAGCAGGCATTGCTGGTTTCAGCGAGGTTTCAGGTGTCCAGTACCGCCTTCAGGAAGGGGTGTCCATAGGCTACGGCTACACGGCTATCATAGTCGCATGGCTTGCCAGACGCTCTGCCCTCGGTGTGCTTATTGTGTCCCTGATTATGGGTATTCTGCTTGTGGGCGGTGACAGCTTACAGATAATGTGGCAGCTTCCCGTCGCCTTTGTAAACCTGTTTCAGGGACTGATACTGTTTTTCGTGCTTTCATCAGACTTTTTCATAGCCAATAAAATGCGTATAACTTGGGGCAAATCATGA
- a CDS encoding ABC transporter ATP-binding protein, producing the protein MKPYLKLENITKSFPGVKALDNVSLDCYEGEIHTLLGENGAGKSTLMSVLAGLYKPEAGSISVNGSEVFISSPSESLKFGIGMVYQHFMLVRNHSVMENILLSLDNLPGVINRGEVFERTKKILDDFGLSINLNEPVWKLSIGEQQWVELIKLLIRDCKVLILDEPTAVLTPQEADTLFGFLKKLKSQGKSIIFISHKMREVMELSDRVTVLKKGKTVKSLTAGEFDEALLAGLMIGTDDVPQWEKTEKAFDEKILEVKNLSVENDKGLSDVKGISFELFRGEILGIAGVAGNGQKALAEVLTGLRRPTGGQIIVKGEDFTNHKGKNPYIAGIAHIPEDRKAFGIAPEMSVDENLILKSYKDSKFKNFFIQNARAIKENAEELISKFAIKTGPAGSPVRLLSGGNIQKVIIARELSLNPLVLVALYPTRGLDIGSAEYVHKVIIDARENGMSTILISEDLDELLKLSDRVAVMFRGVITGVVKPETATREEIGLMMGGVKHADKI; encoded by the coding sequence TTGAAACCGTATCTTAAACTTGAAAATATAACAAAAAGCTTTCCGGGCGTTAAGGCTCTGGATAATGTTTCTCTGGACTGTTACGAAGGGGAGATCCATACCCTTCTCGGTGAAAACGGAGCTGGTAAAAGCACACTCATGAGCGTATTGGCGGGGCTTTATAAACCGGAAGCCGGAAGCATATCCGTTAACGGTTCCGAGGTTTTTATTTCTTCTCCGTCTGAGTCTCTTAAGTTTGGAATAGGCATGGTTTACCAGCATTTTATGCTTGTGCGTAACCATTCTGTCATGGAAAATATTCTTCTTTCTCTTGATAACCTTCCGGGGGTGATAAACAGGGGTGAGGTCTTTGAAAGAACGAAGAAAATTCTGGATGATTTCGGTCTCAGCATTAACCTGAATGAGCCTGTGTGGAAGCTTTCCATAGGCGAGCAGCAGTGGGTGGAGCTTATCAAGCTTCTCATCCGTGACTGTAAGGTGCTGATTCTGGATGAACCTACTGCGGTTCTCACTCCGCAGGAGGCGGACACTCTTTTCGGCTTTCTTAAGAAGCTGAAAAGTCAGGGTAAATCCATTATTTTTATCTCGCACAAAATGCGTGAGGTCATGGAGCTTTCAGACCGTGTTACGGTTCTCAAAAAAGGGAAGACAGTGAAATCTCTCACTGCCGGTGAGTTTGATGAGGCTCTGCTTGCGGGACTCATGATCGGCACTGATGACGTGCCTCAGTGGGAGAAGACGGAAAAGGCGTTTGACGAGAAGATACTGGAAGTTAAAAACCTCTCTGTCGAGAATGACAAAGGGCTTTCCGACGTTAAAGGGATCAGCTTTGAGCTTTTCAGAGGCGAGATTCTGGGCATAGCAGGTGTTGCCGGAAACGGACAGAAGGCGTTGGCCGAGGTTCTCACCGGGTTACGCAGACCCACGGGCGGGCAGATAATCGTCAAGGGCGAGGACTTCACCAACCACAAGGGCAAAAACCCCTACATAGCGGGAATAGCCCATATACCGGAGGATAGAAAAGCCTTCGGCATAGCCCCAGAGATGAGCGTGGATGAAAACCTCATTCTCAAAAGCTATAAAGACAGCAAATTCAAAAACTTTTTCATACAGAACGCCAGAGCAATCAAAGAGAATGCCGAGGAACTTATTTCCAAATTCGCCATCAAGACCGGTCCTGCCGGCTCGCCCGTGCGGCTGCTCTCCGGCGGAAACATTCAGAAGGTTATCATCGCACGTGAGCTTTCCCTAAACCCGCTTGTGCTTGTGGCTCTGTACCCCACACGCGGGCTTGATATAGGCTCAGCGGAATATGTTCACAAAGTTATTATAGATGCTAGAGAGAACGGAATGAGCACTATTCTCATATCAGAAGATCTGGATGAGCTTCTCAAGCTCTCAGACCGTGTGGCGGTTATGTTCAGAGGGGTGATAACAGGCGTTGTCAAACCGGAAACAGCCACCAGAGAAGAGATAGGACTTATGATGGGCGGAGTGAAACATGCGGATAAGATTTGA
- a CDS encoding BMP family ABC transporter substrate-binding protein yields MKKILLALLTAVLFTAGAYAKDKQIKAGFIYVGPVGDAGWTYAHDQGRLEMEKLPYVDKSTYIESVPEGADATRIITGLAKKGHNLIFTTSFGYMDPTIEVAKRNKDIIFMHCSGYKTAENVGTYFGRMYQPRYLSGVVAGKMTKSNTIGYVAAFPIPEVIRGINAFTLGVKSVNPAATVKVVWTHTWFDPGKEREAAESVLDAGADVITMHQDTPAPLQAAEKRGAYAIGYNVDMKKFAPKAYLTSPVWNWGALYKVVAEQVSKGTWKSEQIWWGMEHGLIDLAPLSDLVPADVKKIVEERKAAVKNGTNKVFTGPIKDQSGKIVVPAGKTMTDAEMLSMNFFVEGVQGSPK; encoded by the coding sequence ATGAAGAAAATTCTTTTAGCACTTTTAACGGCGGTTCTTTTCACCGCGGGCGCTTACGCCAAAGACAAGCAGATTAAAGCGGGCTTTATCTATGTCGGACCCGTGGGCGATGCCGGATGGACCTACGCACACGATCAGGGCAGACTTGAGATGGAAAAACTTCCCTACGTAGACAAATCCACTTACATTGAATCTGTGCCCGAAGGTGCTGACGCGACAAGGATAATCACCGGTCTTGCCAAAAAAGGGCACAACCTGATATTCACCACCAGCTTCGGCTACATGGACCCTACCATTGAAGTTGCAAAAAGGAATAAAGACATCATTTTCATGCATTGCTCCGGCTATAAAACGGCCGAAAACGTGGGTACTTACTTCGGCAGAATGTATCAGCCCCGTTACCTTTCAGGCGTTGTTGCAGGTAAAATGACCAAATCAAACACAATCGGCTATGTTGCCGCTTTCCCTATTCCCGAAGTTATCAGGGGAATAAATGCATTTACCCTCGGCGTTAAAAGTGTAAACCCCGCTGCAACTGTAAAAGTTGTCTGGACACACACATGGTTTGATCCGGGTAAAGAGCGCGAAGCTGCTGAAAGCGTACTTGACGCAGGCGCAGACGTTATCACCATGCACCAGGACACACCCGCCCCTCTTCAGGCTGCTGAAAAAAGAGGCGCATACGCCATCGGCTATAATGTTGATATGAAGAAATTCGCACCCAAAGCTTACCTCACTTCACCCGTGTGGAACTGGGGGGCTCTGTATAAAGTTGTTGCGGAGCAGGTGAGCAAAGGCACATGGAAAAGCGAGCAGATCTGGTGGGGTATGGAGCACGGCCTTATTGATCTCGCTCCCCTCAGCGACCTTGTTCCCGCAGATGTTAAAAAGATAGTTGAAGAAAGAAAAGCCGCAGTCAAAAACGGCACAAATAAAGTTTTCACAGGCCCCATCAAAGACCAGTCCGGCAAAATTGTTGTGCCCGCAGGCAAAACAATGACAGATGCCGAAATGCTCAGCATGAACTTCTTCGTTGAAGGCGTTCAGGGCTCACCTAAGTAA
- a CDS encoding zinc ribbon domain-containing protein produces MPFYEYRCADCGTEFSRLVFRAEDPAECTKCSGTNVERVEHVKHSAGCVCCTPKGCFPSSSGTPGE; encoded by the coding sequence ATGCCCTTTTATGAATACAGGTGCGCAGACTGCGGTACTGAGTTCTCACGCCTTGTTTTCAGGGCGGAAGACCCGGCTGAATGCACAAAGTGCTCCGGAACAAATGTCGAAAGGGTTGAGCATGTAAAGCATTCCGCAGGCTGCGTATGCTGCACCCCGAAGGGATGTTTTCCGTCCTCTTCCGGCACTCCCGGAGAGTAG
- the trxA gene encoding thioredoxin, whose protein sequence is MAVELNESTFQTDVVESSLPVLVDFWAVWCGPCRMLTPTVEALANEYAGKIKVGKVNVDENQQLAAKYGIMSIPTVMVFKGGKVVEQFIGVQPKGVYEDAIKKYI, encoded by the coding sequence ATGGCTGTTGAACTTAATGAGTCAACCTTTCAAACTGATGTGGTAGAGAGCAGCTTGCCCGTTCTCGTGGATTTCTGGGCTGTGTGGTGCGGACCCTGCAGAATGCTTACTCCCACTGTGGAAGCATTGGCCAATGAATATGCCGGCAAAATAAAAGTCGGTAAAGTAAACGTGGATGAAAACCAGCAGCTTGCCGCTAAATACGGCATAATGAGCATACCCACCGTTATGGTATTCAAAGGCGGCAAAGTGGTTGAGCAGTTCATCGGTGTTCAGCCCAAAGGCGTTTATGAGGACGCTATCAAGAAATATATCTAG
- a CDS encoding TIGR02757 family protein has translation MMTKAERFRPFFERLYEKYNTPEYVGTDPIVYPYTVKGNTEFVAFCSSCFAYGNVKAIQGFLMSFFSEFGTDPFALEDKETRLYYRFQKPADVRAFVLALKELYSEYGSIENAFSSMGGSLEESLISFVIHMKKRGAAYGGRDGYSFLFADPVKSGAKRLRMFLRWMVRKDQVDFGIWKNYACKDLHFIIDTHILRFAYKNGIIRNDSGTRKNLDTVTDFFREMNPDDPAKYDFAVSRLGIAFGCTYGADERCVSCAERDMCPFNEVSG, from the coding sequence ATGATGACGAAAGCTGAAAGGTTCCGTCCGTTTTTTGAGAGACTGTATGAAAAATACAATACCCCTGAATATGTAGGCACAGACCCTATAGTCTATCCGTATACTGTTAAGGGGAATACTGAGTTTGTGGCATTCTGCTCAAGCTGTTTCGCCTACGGCAATGTTAAGGCGATTCAGGGCTTCCTGATGAGCTTTTTCAGCGAGTTCGGCACAGACCCTTTCGCTTTGGAAGACAAAGAGACAAGGCTTTACTACAGGTTTCAGAAACCGGCTGATGTCAGAGCATTTGTGCTTGCTTTAAAGGAGCTTTACTCCGAATACGGTTCAATTGAGAATGCCTTTTCCTCAATGGGCGGAAGCCTTGAGGAATCGCTTATCAGTTTTGTCATCCATATGAAAAAAAGGGGTGCGGCATACGGCGGCAGGGACGGCTACAGCTTTCTTTTCGCCGATCCTGTTAAGTCCGGGGCGAAGCGTTTGCGCATGTTCCTCCGCTGGATGGTGAGAAAAGATCAGGTGGATTTCGGCATATGGAAAAATTATGCCTGTAAGGACTTGCATTTTATCATAGACACACATATATTAAGATTCGCATATAAGAACGGGATAATCAGGAATGATTCCGGAACAAGAAAAAATCTTGATACTGTTACAGATTTTTTCAGAGAGATGAACCCTGACGACCCGGCTAAATATGATTTTGCAGTTTCAAGACTTGGTATAGCCTTCGGCTGTACCTATGGCGCGGATGAAAGATGTGTTTCATGCGCAGAGAGAGATATGTGTCCGTTTAATGAAGTCTCAGGGTGA
- a CDS encoding TIGR03960 family B12-binding radical SAM protein, translated as MLDNSLLTISKPSRYVNHEINSVHKPKEGRLSFCLAFPDVYEVGMSHIGFKMLYERLNASEHIACERFFMPWTDAVAELKEKIFVSLESGTGLRDFDILGFSLQYELSYTNVLHSMKYTGIPYFSSERGEDDPIVTAGGSCAMNPMPLKDIIDVFFIGEMEGEITSVFETLAGMKGQGRKARLEYLNSLPYTYVPSVDPAKKVKRNIYTGFSDDVTISSLIVPMMPAVQDRVAVEISRGCTRGCRFCQAGYIYRPSRERSIEAIAKDALHQLASSGYMEVSMLSLSAADYSRLEELLVTMTRLISAEGSSLSLPSIRADRIQDFIFRELAKVRKSGFTIAPEAGSQRLRNIINKNLTEEEIISAVQKAADAGWNGAKLYFMIGLPFETDEDVLAIADLAFKVKRAVGRGRFDIKISASNFVPKPHTPFQVFPQNTGAELRRKQMLLADKLKSYRMRLSWHDVEQSVMEGVFSRGDERLCRVLVLAADRGLMFDGWSECFDSHAWKQVFRDLDLTMEEFASKEFRKGDALPWGNIDSGVEPDYFEDEYEKARNESITKDCREDACTDCGVCDFKDILNVYAGEKLPEETAPAEQEETFHYVFYIEKRKAGKFLSAIESIRLFTHAARIAQIKLAFTQGFNPQPKMRYLIPPPVGVECACDLLALECGRLNNFGEVQKRINAILPDGVKVKRIIPYKVNEKRVGFAGRYRLGGELPSMLDKLAAEDKAYYIKKDKKGRDKKVELAEFMLHRSADEVILLSGDTGSFNLLEFFAYHGLSRAELDVERKNLYMFQKPRAERSPDSEDEGDDDES; from the coding sequence ATGCTTGATAATTCTCTTTTAACCATCTCAAAGCCCTCAAGGTATGTGAACCATGAAATAAATTCCGTTCATAAACCGAAAGAGGGCAGACTCTCATTCTGCCTTGCTTTTCCCGATGTTTATGAAGTGGGTATGAGCCATATAGGCTTTAAAATGCTTTACGAGAGGCTGAACGCCTCCGAACACATCGCCTGCGAAAGATTCTTTATGCCTTGGACGGATGCCGTGGCTGAGCTTAAGGAGAAGATATTCGTCTCCCTTGAATCCGGAACGGGGCTCAGGGATTTTGATATACTTGGCTTTTCGCTCCAGTATGAGCTTTCCTACACAAATGTTCTCCACTCAATGAAATACACCGGAATCCCTTATTTTTCATCCGAAAGAGGAGAAGACGACCCCATAGTTACCGCCGGAGGGTCATGCGCTATGAACCCCATGCCGCTGAAAGATATTATAGATGTATTTTTCATAGGTGAGATGGAGGGTGAGATTACATCTGTTTTTGAAACACTCGCCGGAATGAAGGGACAGGGAAGAAAAGCCAGACTGGAATACCTGAACAGCCTGCCCTACACCTATGTTCCCTCTGTTGATCCTGCTAAAAAAGTAAAGAGGAACATATACACAGGTTTCAGTGACGATGTGACAATAAGCAGCCTCATAGTTCCCATGATGCCTGCCGTGCAGGACAGGGTAGCCGTGGAGATCTCAAGGGGCTGCACAAGAGGGTGCAGATTCTGTCAGGCGGGTTATATCTACCGTCCCTCCCGTGAACGCAGCATTGAAGCAATTGCAAAGGATGCTCTGCATCAGCTTGCCTCAAGCGGGTATATGGAGGTTTCCATGCTTTCCCTCTCCGCTGCGGACTACAGCAGGCTTGAGGAGCTTCTTGTCACCATGACAAGGCTCATAAGCGCAGAGGGCTCATCCCTTTCGCTCCCCTCCATCAGAGCAGACAGGATACAGGACTTCATCTTCCGTGAACTGGCAAAGGTGCGCAAATCCGGCTTTACCATTGCTCCAGAAGCGGGCTCTCAGAGGCTGCGTAATATAATAAACAAGAACCTCACCGAGGAAGAGATAATTTCAGCAGTGCAGAAAGCCGCTGATGCGGGCTGGAACGGCGCTAAGCTGTATTTTATGATAGGTCTCCCTTTTGAAACGGATGAAGATGTTCTGGCCATTGCCGATCTTGCCTTTAAGGTAAAAAGAGCAGTGGGCAGGGGACGATTCGATATTAAGATCTCCGCATCAAACTTTGTTCCCAAGCCACATACGCCTTTTCAGGTTTTCCCTCAGAATACGGGGGCGGAACTGAGACGCAAGCAGATGCTGCTCGCCGATAAGCTGAAAAGCTACCGCATGCGCCTCAGCTGGCATGATGTGGAGCAGAGCGTTATGGAAGGGGTCTTCTCCAGAGGTGATGAGAGGCTTTGCAGGGTGCTTGTCCTCGCGGCAGACCGCGGGCTTATGTTTGACGGATGGAGCGAATGCTTCGACTCACACGCATGGAAGCAGGTGTTCCGTGATCTTGATCTCACAATGGAGGAGTTCGCCTCGAAAGAATTCAGGAAGGGTGATGCTCTGCCGTGGGGGAACATAGATTCCGGCGTGGAACCTGATTACTTTGAAGACGAATACGAAAAAGCCCGCAATGAATCCATCACCAAGGACTGCCGCGAGGATGCGTGTACAGACTGCGGAGTGTGCGATTTTAAAGATATTCTCAATGTTTATGCAGGGGAAAAACTCCCGGAGGAAACAGCCCCCGCAGAACAGGAAGAGACGTTCCATTATGTATTTTATATCGAGAAACGCAAGGCAGGGAAATTCCTCTCCGCTATAGAATCCATCCGCCTGTTTACCCATGCGGCGAGAATAGCCCAGATAAAGCTGGCATTTACTCAGGGGTTCAACCCCCAGCCGAAGATGCGCTACCTTATCCCGCCCCCAGTGGGTGTTGAGTGCGCATGCGATCTGCTTGCCCTTGAGTGCGGCAGGCTGAACAATTTCGGCGAGGTTCAGAAAAGAATCAATGCTATTCTGCCTGACGGTGTTAAGGTTAAGCGCATCATCCCTTACAAGGTGAATGAGAAAAGGGTGGGTTTCGCGGGACGCTACCGTCTCGGCGGTGAGCTGCCCTCCATGCTTGATAAACTGGCGGCAGAGGACAAGGCCTATTATATTAAGAAGGATAAGAAGGGCAGGGATAAAAAGGTTGAGCTTGCCGAGTTCATGCTCCACAGGTCCGCGGATGAGGTAATCCTCCTTTCCGGAGATACGGGCTCATTCAACCTGCTTGAGTTTTTCGCATACCACGGATTAAGCAGGGCTGAGCTTGATGTGGAGCGCAAAAACCTGTATATGTTCCAGAAACCGAGAGCGGAAAGAAGCCCGGACAGCGAAGACGAAGGGGATGATGACGAAAGCTGA
- the rodA gene encoding rod shape-determining protein RodA produces MLGLKKKEIENIDKALVTIIAIVLTMSCAAVYSASFDAQADVIRDYYEKQVLWVVLGFAVFFFISWVGHQRLVKYLPVLYVLGCAALFFVLLMPPIMGARRWIIIGGSRIQPSEFFKFIWVLTLARMFISYDDLKLGFKDIFIKILPLLPPFILIFLQPDLGTAGSFLVIWGIVILFIGIKRMPFVFAAVSAAVFLPVMWMFFLKDYQRQRVMTFLDPEKDPFGSGYHVIQSKIGIGSGGIWGKGFMEGTQSHLKFIPERHTDFIFSVVAEETGLVGASIIICMFLFMIVRVLSISMETREASGKVICVAVAAYIFFQFFVNSAMTMGIMPVVGIPLPIFSYGGSSLLTFMAMLGLVNSVAMRKYNPIGA; encoded by the coding sequence ATGTTAGGGCTGAAAAAAAAGGAAATTGAGAATATAGACAAGGCGCTTGTCACAATCATTGCCATAGTTCTGACAATGAGCTGCGCCGCCGTTTACAGTGCATCATTTGATGCTCAGGCGGATGTGATAAGAGATTATTATGAAAAACAGGTTCTCTGGGTTGTTCTGGGCTTTGCGGTTTTCTTTTTTATATCGTGGGTGGGACACCAGCGTTTGGTAAAGTATCTCCCGGTGCTTTATGTTTTGGGCTGTGCGGCGCTTTTTTTTGTTCTTCTCATGCCGCCTATTATGGGCGCAAGAAGATGGATTATTATTGGCGGTTCCCGTATTCAGCCTTCGGAGTTCTTTAAATTTATCTGGGTACTGACTCTGGCGCGCATGTTTATCTCATACGATGATCTCAAACTCGGTTTTAAAGATATTTTCATAAAGATTCTCCCGCTTTTGCCTCCGTTTATTCTGATATTTCTCCAGCCGGATCTCGGAACAGCGGGCAGCTTCCTTGTAATCTGGGGTATTGTTATTCTCTTCATAGGCATCAAACGCATGCCGTTTGTTTTTGCCGCAGTTTCCGCCGCAGTGTTCCTGCCTGTGATGTGGATGTTTTTCCTGAAAGACTATCAGCGCCAAAGGGTGATGACATTTCTTGACCCGGAGAAAGATCCCTTCGGTTCAGGCTATCACGTTATTCAGTCCAAAATAGGCATAGGCAGCGGCGGAATCTGGGGCAAAGGCTTCATGGAGGGGACACAGTCCCATCTTAAGTTTATCCCGGAAAGGCATACTGACTTCATTTTCTCCGTTGTGGCGGAAGAGACCGGACTCGTCGGCGCTTCCATAATAATCTGCATGTTTCTGTTTATGATTGTGCGTGTGCTGAGCATCTCAATGGAAACCAGGGAAGCCTCCGGCAAGGTCATATGTGTTGCCGTTGCAGCTTATATATTCTTTCAGTTTTTTGTAAACTCCGCCATGACAATGGGCATAATGCCTGTTGTGGGTATACCCCTGCCCATATTCAGCTACGGCGGGTCATCACTGCTTACATTCATGGCGATGCTTGGTCTTGTGAACAGCGTCGCAATGCGAAAATACAATCCAATAGGCGCGTAA